The Mugil cephalus isolate CIBA_MC_2020 chromosome 8, CIBA_Mcephalus_1.1, whole genome shotgun sequence genome segment GCACATAGATTCTGCTCAAAATATGAAACACCTGAGTAGATGAGTAGTTGTCTTCCATATAATTGTGGTTATAGGCAACATGCCAGAATCCTTATACTTTTCTTTGATAAAATGTCCACTTttgcctttctcttttctctaaCCAACCCTCCCTCAGACGTAGCACATGAGTCATTTTTCCATTGTTCATATTTCCTTTATGATATCCAGCCACTGGTTCTGAGTAGGAGACTAAAGCTTGTACCAGTTTCTTGTGATGATTTCCTAGATGCTGTATCTTAGCAAGTAGTGATCCTCCACTTACACCACGACTGCAGTGTGACCCAAGTACAAAATAACACATCTTTGGGATGTTATATCCAAGCACCTCAGTCAGAACTGAGTGTACGACCTCCCAaaattgtttacatttttcacaACTACAGAAAATATGTGTATGATTTATGGTACCACATTGTTTCCAACAGGGCTGAGGTGTTGATAATCTTTTACTTGGAATCTTAATGAAAAAATAGACCAAGTTTTTCCAATTAAACACCCTCCATTGTTGTGAGCCAGTGGAAGTTTACTGGAATACATGCATGATACACGTGTGTCATACCATTCTTGTGATACAATTTCCTCTTAATTTCCTCTTGTAATTTCCGCCTCCCTATTTTGATTATGCATAACGTCCAGTTGCCCTTGCATTCCATGAGACGTCCATAAGTCACCGGTGCAGTTACTATTAGGTTTATATACACTCAGCATCACATTTATCACTGAATTTATCATTTGTGTACTCTCCGTCTTCACTTTCTTGTTATAGTAATCTCTAAATTGAATGAATCTGAACAGATCACTGTTTTGTACGCCAAACTTATCTTTTAATGTTGGGGAAATTCTGCAATTCCCTGTTGTCTATTACTGTATCTATTgctttaatacattttattgtccACTGCTTGAATGTGACGCCATCAACTCCTGGCTTGAACTGAGTGTCAAAAGCTATCCATCTGAGTACTCTCTGGTCTTTCCATATTTGAACTGCTTAACAAATTTAAGCCAGAGTTCAAGTGTGCCAGCAGTTATGGAATCTATTTTATCTTAGATACATGAGTGAATCCCATTTTGTTAGGGACTTTTAAAATCATATTCACTATCAACATTGTAGTTAAGATAAATGTCGCCTGTCAGTTTCCATCATTGTGGCCAGAACacactgtgtgttcacactagtGATCTAATTTTAAATGGGTCtcaaatgtgcatgtgtgtccatGCCTGTACTTTAAGGTGGtcacttgtgattggatcacTCAGGATATAACAATAACAGTGCACTGCATAAGCCTAAGAAATGTCAGACCCTTATATTTTTGAATAATTTCTACGTTGTTTCTTTATGGTTTAATAATTTCTGTGGTAAGTTAGAATGTGGTCTAATCTGACCAAATATGTAAGTAAAGGACACAGTGTTTATTACATTGACTCTGAGGGCTCCAATTCTGCAGTCACCCCACACCAGGCACATTTTCTGACTCTCCttccatgtgtgttttcagaaagTGATCTATGAGACGAAGAAGCCCACCTATGACATGAGGATGGTagcggaggtggagggaggagtggTGAAGGCCGGCAAGGAGGTAGATTGGAAGGAGCAGCTCATcgttcctcctctccctcagtCCTGCCTCACTGGCTGCGAGCTAATAAAGATTGAATATTATGTGAAAGTAAGATATAACACTCATATTCTCTTTGCTCACTAAAGTATTTTTGCATGTCTGAATAAGTTCAAGGCTGCAGCTCTTATACTTTTCCTATTTataagtgtaaaaaaataaccTGTCACTTATGAAGATAGTACAGTTGTTCTAAAAACAGTAAGTGTGTATTGGTAAATTTGAATATGCGCTTGAGCCTTTTGGCATAGTCACATCAGCAGGATAAATCCAGAGTCATGGTCATGACGGCGTGTGCTTTTTTGATAACCCTGTGGAGACATTTACAGTgttgaagcagcagaacagacgGCACTTTTTAACTGCTTATTTCATGTTGGAGATGCTCTGTATCTTCTACTTTATCTATGAAGAAGCCTCATATTTGTTATGGTTGTAgtgtgagatgttttttttttcttgggtttTGTCTTCCACTAAAGTGAAGGTGCATTACAAAAGCACTTCTTAATACCTAGTGTTTACAAGAATCATGACCATGGCAAGAAACTCCAGTGTTTATATGCATGGAACAACCACAACACTACAACCACTGATAAGTGAAGTGGATGACATAgcccctgttcagaccttgtaaTAACATCCATCCTTAGTACCTCTGTTCACTCCAGGCATCAACATGCATCTCCACAATCGCTCTTCAGATCAGATTTTAGTTTTGCGCTCTGCCTGAAAATGAGTGTGGAACAGTATTTTAACAGCAGACCTCTTTAATGGATCACTAATGCtatttcagaaccatgaacaacactgttttttgtgtgtgcgtcacgACTTGGACACAtaggttattttttattgaacttCCACATGTGGTCAGATCTCTCAAGGTTCACACCTGAATGGTGGCAGTAGTGACAATAATCATAAGGTTTTCTGAATTATGTGTGGCGTTAACGTCTATAAAgtgctgaaagagaagaaataaaagcatcattatATCAGTAATTTGAATAATAGACATCATTAATAGATGTAAGATGAAGATCTAGATCTTTAGTTGTGAGTATACATTCTGTGTTCCTTCAGCCAATTTAACCAACCTCCCCTTGTCCTCTCATTATTCAGGTCAGTCTGAAGTCTCCTGATGTTATGCTCACATTACCCATCCAGATTGGGAACGTCTCACTGGACAAAAAACGTCAGCCTAAAAAAGTaactcctcctcccactgagAATAAACCAGCCTCCACCTCTGTACCAGACACCACCCAGCCTGATGCGGCTCCTCCTGCGGCATCTGCATCCACACCTACACAACCGCCTCGCCCCGCACCAAAACCTGCTCCCCGTCCAGCCCCTCGCTCCAGGGGGTCCTCCCACAGTACCCCCAGTGCTCCTCCGATTGACTACGACATTGGCGCAGAGGGCGGGACGCCGATGGGTGCAGACATCCCCAACAAGCGGCAGTCCCAGCTTGTGTCGCCCAACGCTTTCAGCTATGCGCCAGGTCTGTTTTTCCCCGGGAACCAGCAGCACAACACACCTTCAACTGCACCCAGCGCACCTGTGTCCACAGGAGGCACGTCACTTTACCCCTCACTGAATGGTGCCAACAACATGCCAACACCACACATTTTTCCACCGGACTACGGCACATCATCTTATCCCCACGGTTGGTACTCTTTCCTCAGTATACTATAGGACTATGTGTAATGTCAGAAATCCCTGTGTCTTAGTCCATCACTGCAGTTCCATTATTCAGTGACAGAGCTGGGTATCAGTACTGATTTCTGGTCTTTCTGGAGTTCAGTTTGACAACTAAAACTAATGTCATTGGCTCCAGAGATATTTGCGCAATATTTTACCATCATGACATTGCATCttttaaatcaaaatcaatTTCAGCAATCCAGTTCCCTCCAGGAGCTGCTGTCGACTACTGAAAAAGGTATTCCTGAAGCCAGAAATTTCAAGACTGGTAAAACACTTTCTAGTTCCTTGAATGCATCAAGCTTCTTTATTAAAAGCTGCCTAGTTAAATTGAAGTAACATTCAACATAATACATTTTAACCATTagcaaaatacacatttaaaaacaaaagtaaagtcTTTAATACAGTGTAAGATTTTGGTATGCTATTATGAGATCTAGTGGTGTCAGCCAGGAGATCACCAACTTTAGACGTCGTAAAGCTTGGTGACACTGGCCTATCCGGCTCTGTGAGATGATGCAAGAAATAAGCCTAATTATGCTCATATGGCCATGATCATCTGATGCTATTGTTGCGTCAACATGTGGAAAGTGTGAGATGTAACATGAGGTTTGA includes the following:
- the arrdc1a gene encoding arrestin domain-containing protein 1a isoform X2, coding for MGKLREFEIAFDNNKDKYSPGESISGTVKIQVAQSLQCKAIKVNCNGFCGVTSKVNDTAWIVEEQYFSSTISVADKGTLKQGEHMFAFRFLIPDTAPTSFEGKYGRIIYRVRAFVDTPKLAKNYSIEKPFYLLRLLNLNEVPDIWGTCSNAVTQQFTYMLMKTGTVVLKAQTDMKGYTPGQVIQVMVNIQNQSGKTTGNMAASLMQKVIYETKKPTYDMRMVAEVEGGVVKAGKEVDWKEQLIVPPLPQSCLTGCELIKIEYYVKVSLKSPDVMLTLPIQIGNVSLDKKRQPKKVTPPPTENKPASTSVPDTTQPDAAPPAASASTPTQPPRPAPKPAPRPAPRSRGSSHSTPSAPPIDYDIGAEGGTPMGADIPNKRQSQLVSPNAFSYAPGLFFPGNQQHNTPSTAPSAPVSTGGTSLYPSLNGANNMPTPHIFPPDYGTSSYPHAIQFPPGAAVDY
- the arrdc1a gene encoding arrestin domain-containing protein 1a isoform X1, with the translated sequence MGKLREFEIAFDNNKDKYSPGESISGTVKIQVAQSLQCKAIKVNCNGFCGVTSKVNDTAWIVEEQYFSSTISVADKGTLKQGEHMFAFRFLIPDTAPTSFEGKYGRIIYRVRAFVDTPKLAKNYSIEKPFYLLRLLNLNEVPDIWGTCSNAVTQQFTYMLMKTGTVVLKAQTDMKGYTPGQVIQVMVNIQNQSGKTTGNMAASLMQKVIYETKKPTYDMRMVAEVEGGVVKAGKEVDWKEQLIVPPLPQSCLTGCELIKIEYYVKVSLKSPDVMLTLPIQIGNVSLDKKRQPKKVTPPPTENKPASTSVPDTTQPDAAPPAASASTPTQPPRPAPKPAPRPAPRSRGSSHSTPSAPPIDYDIGAEGGTPMGADIPNKRQSQLVSPNAFSYAPGLFFPGNQQHNTPSTAPSAPVSTGGTSLYPSLNGANNMPTPHIFPPDYGTSSYPHEAPPSYDESCNI
- the arrdc1a gene encoding arrestin domain-containing protein 1a isoform X3, which translates into the protein MGKLREFEIAFDNNKDKYSPGESISGTVKIQVAQSLQCKDTAPTSFEGKYGRIIYRVRAFVDTPKLAKNYSIEKPFYLLRLLNLNEVPDIWGTCSNAVTQQFTYMLMKTGTVVLKAQTDMKGYTPGQVIQVMVNIQNQSGKTTGNMAASLMQKVIYETKKPTYDMRMVAEVEGGVVKAGKEVDWKEQLIVPPLPQSCLTGCELIKIEYYVKVSLKSPDVMLTLPIQIGNVSLDKKRQPKKVTPPPTENKPASTSVPDTTQPDAAPPAASASTPTQPPRPAPKPAPRPAPRSRGSSHSTPSAPPIDYDIGAEGGTPMGADIPNKRQSQLVSPNAFSYAPGLFFPGNQQHNTPSTAPSAPVSTGGTSLYPSLNGANNMPTPHIFPPDYGTSSYPHEAPPSYDESCNI